A genomic window from Flavobacterium johnsoniae includes:
- a CDS encoding mechanosensitive ion channel domain-containing protein produces the protein MFSFKEYSREILVTVILIVVLIVLRVVIANLIKRFAATSQLFEHRTNLVIKYINILMNILVTTSLIVIWGVQTEDIFFTISSIATVIGVAMFAQWSILSNVTSGMILFFSFPFRIGDTIKIHDKDFPIEAEIEDINTFHVSLKTKEGEKIIFPNNLLLQKGISIIPAKYEEREFFD, from the coding sequence ATGTTTTCTTTTAAAGAGTATAGCCGTGAAATCTTAGTTACCGTAATTCTTATAGTCGTACTAATTGTACTTCGAGTAGTAATTGCAAATTTGATAAAACGTTTCGCCGCTACAAGTCAATTATTCGAGCATCGAACCAATTTGGTTATCAAATATATTAATATTTTGATGAATATCTTGGTAACAACAAGTTTAATCGTAATCTGGGGCGTTCAAACAGAGGACATTTTCTTTACAATCTCTTCTATAGCAACTGTTATAGGCGTGGCAATGTTTGCACAATGGTCTATTTTAAGTAATGTGACTTCTGGAATGATTTTATTTTTCTCTTTTCCTTTTAGAATTGGAGATACCATAAAAATTCACGATAAAGATTTCCCTATTGAAGCTGAAATTGAAGATATAAATACTTTTCATGTTAGTTTGAAAACCAAAGAAGGAGAAAAAATAATTTTCCCAAATAACCTTTTGCTGCAAAAAGGAATTTCCATAATTCCTGCCAAATACGAAGAAAGAGAGTTTTTTGATTAA
- a CDS encoding sodium:solute symporter — MQLFDWIVLIVTLLFIVGYGSWKTRGSKNVEDFILGNNETPWYTVGLSVMATQASAITFLSTPGQAYHDGMGFVQFYFGLPIAMIVICVTFIPLYHKSKVFTAYEFLERRFDVKTRSLAAILFLVQRGLGTGLTIYAPAIILSALLGWNLTVMNIIIGVLVIIYTFSGGTKAVNVTQKQQMFVIMSGMFITFFLILHYLPNDMTFNSALHIAGANDKMDIVNFSFDPEEKYTIWSGITGGFFLALAYFGTDQSQVGRYLSGKSVRESQMGLIMNGLLKVPMQFFILLTGVMVFVFFQFNPVPLNFNPNNKIAIEKSVYKDEYHALEQKLVKLSEDKKVINLLYIDQLNQDYDNPILRKELVALSNKEKDLRDKAKEIILKADSNTETNDKDYVFFHFILHYLPKGLIGLLLAVILSAAMSSTASGLTALASTTAIDIYKRNQKTPKSEKHYLNVTKFFTLFWGIIAILFACVGTLFENLIQLVNIIGSIFYGTVLGIFLVGFYLRRVQAKPMFISAIISQLTIFVIFYFMVYKQEKLGYLWLNFIGAILTIVLALLLQFLFFKGKSDENELILE; from the coding sequence ATGCAGCTATTTGACTGGATCGTACTTATTGTAACATTATTATTTATTGTTGGATATGGCTCGTGGAAAACCCGAGGTAGTAAAAACGTTGAAGATTTCATTTTAGGAAACAACGAAACGCCTTGGTATACTGTCGGCCTTTCTGTAATGGCAACGCAAGCCAGTGCCATTACATTTTTATCTACTCCTGGTCAAGCTTATCATGACGGAATGGGATTTGTGCAATTTTATTTTGGATTGCCAATTGCCATGATTGTAATTTGCGTCACATTTATTCCGCTTTATCATAAAAGTAAAGTTTTTACGGCTTACGAATTTTTAGAAAGAAGATTTGATGTTAAAACGCGTTCTCTAGCGGCAATTTTGTTTTTAGTACAACGAGGTTTAGGAACAGGTCTAACCATTTATGCCCCAGCTATTATTCTATCGGCACTTTTAGGATGGAACTTAACTGTTATGAATATCATTATTGGTGTCTTAGTAATTATTTACACTTTTTCTGGAGGAACAAAAGCTGTAAACGTAACTCAAAAACAACAGATGTTTGTAATTATGTCTGGAATGTTTATCACTTTTTTCCTGATTCTACATTATCTTCCAAACGATATGACTTTTAATAGCGCGCTTCATATTGCTGGTGCGAATGATAAAATGGACATTGTAAATTTTTCTTTTGATCCAGAAGAAAAATACACCATTTGGAGTGGTATTACTGGAGGTTTCTTTTTGGCTCTTGCCTATTTTGGAACAGATCAATCGCAAGTTGGGCGTTATTTGTCTGGAAAATCAGTGCGCGAAAGTCAGATGGGATTGATAATGAATGGACTTTTAAAAGTTCCGATGCAGTTTTTTATTCTTTTGACAGGAGTTATGGTTTTTGTGTTTTTTCAATTCAATCCAGTTCCGTTAAATTTTAATCCAAACAATAAAATTGCAATTGAGAAATCGGTTTATAAAGACGAATATCACGCTTTAGAGCAAAAATTAGTAAAACTATCCGAAGACAAAAAAGTAATAAACTTGTTGTATATCGACCAGTTAAATCAAGATTATGACAATCCTATTTTGCGTAAAGAATTGGTCGCTTTATCTAATAAAGAAAAAGATTTACGCGACAAAGCCAAAGAAATAATTTTAAAAGCAGACAGTAATACAGAAACCAACGACAAAGATTATGTATTCTTTCACTTTATCCTGCATTATTTACCAAAAGGTCTAATCGGATTGTTATTGGCCGTTATTCTTTCTGCCGCAATGTCTTCTACAGCTTCAGGATTGACTGCTTTGGCTTCTACAACAGCGATTGATATTTATAAACGAAATCAGAAAACACCGAAATCAGAAAAGCATTATTTGAATGTGACTAAATTCTTCACTCTTTTTTGGGGAATTATAGCCATACTTTTTGCTTGTGTCGGAACTTTATTTGAGAATTTAATACAGCTTGTAAACATCATCGGATCTATTTTTTATGGAACTGTTTTAGGAATATTCTTAGTTGGTTTCTATTTAAGACGCGTTCAGGCAAAACCAATGTTTATTAGTGCTATTATTAGTCAATTGACCATTTTCGTAATCTTTTATTTTATGGTTTACAAACAAGAAAAACTGGGCTATCTATGGCTTAATTTCATTGGAGCGATTTTGACAATTGTGTTGGCATTATTACTTCAGTTTTTGTTTTTTAAAGGAAAATCAGATGAAAATGAATTGATTTTAGAATAG
- a CDS encoding AI-2E family transporter: MTRPITLPFYAKLAFILVTLICFAFIFCVGKDILTPVLLAFLFAVLLLPIFTFLNTRLKFPRHLAGIICLLIFLSVIIGILVFISYQVTNMANDFETIKKNANSFIIDIHKFIRENFQISIGDQKKYLDNMTKDSVKTGQAKLGSFIISISDVLLDSTIIIIYTFLFLIYKEHFKLFLAKLVRKENHPVLVDILSQIKVSINNYIVSLIIEMIVVSVLTSLGLWIIGIKYFILLGLITGILNLIPYIGILVAGIITVLASLTGSAEFSMILGILIVNVIVQFIDNNLLVPLIINSKVEINAFVSIMGIIVGGAAAGIAGMFLAIPLLAILKIIFDRIESLAPWGYLMGNHVPRKFRWRAKKATAEN, from the coding sequence ATGACTCGACCTATTACTTTACCTTTTTATGCAAAACTTGCCTTTATTCTTGTAACTTTAATTTGTTTTGCTTTTATTTTTTGTGTCGGAAAAGATATTTTAACACCCGTTTTACTGGCATTTTTATTTGCCGTTTTACTGCTGCCAATTTTTACTTTTTTGAATACAAGATTAAAGTTTCCTAGACATCTTGCAGGAATTATATGTCTTTTAATTTTTCTATCAGTTATAATCGGAATTTTGGTTTTTATATCGTATCAAGTTACGAATATGGCAAATGATTTTGAAACTATAAAGAAGAATGCCAACTCTTTTATAATTGATATACATAAGTTTATTAGGGAGAATTTTCAGATTAGCATCGGAGATCAAAAGAAATATTTAGATAATATGACCAAAGATTCTGTAAAAACTGGTCAAGCTAAATTAGGCTCATTTATTATATCAATAAGTGATGTGCTTTTAGACAGTACTATCATAATCATTTATACATTTCTATTTTTAATATACAAAGAACATTTTAAACTGTTTTTAGCTAAACTAGTTCGCAAAGAAAATCATCCTGTTTTAGTTGATATTCTTTCTCAGATTAAAGTTTCAATAAACAATTATATTGTTAGTTTAATTATCGAAATGATTGTAGTATCGGTTCTGACAAGTTTAGGATTATGGATTATCGGAATCAAATATTTTATTTTATTAGGTTTGATAACGGGAATTTTAAACTTGATTCCTTACATTGGAATTTTAGTTGCTGGAATTATTACTGTTTTGGCTTCTCTAACAGGTTCTGCTGAGTTTTCTATGATATTAGGAATTCTTATTGTCAATGTAATTGTTCAATTTATAGACAATAATTTGCTTGTTCCTTTAATTATCAATTCTAAAGTTGAAATCAATGCATTTGTATCTATAATGGGAATTATTGTTGGAGGCGCGGCGGCTGGAATTGCCGGAATGTTTTTAGCAATTCCGCTTTTAGCAATCTTAAAAATCATATTTGACCGAATTGAATCTCTCGCGCCTTGGGGCTATTTGATGGGAAATCACGTACCTCGAAAATTTAGATGGCGAGCAAAAAAAGCTACAGCCGAAAATTAA
- a CDS encoding Maf-like protein, which yields MLKEKLKKYKIILASGSPRRQQFFKDLDLDFEIRLKDVEEIYPPELKVAEITDYLAELKAKAFEGELKENEILVTSDTIVWHQNKALGKPKNAEEAFTMIKSMSNATHEVITSVCFKTADSSTLLHDITKVTFNDLSDEAILYYIENYKPYDKAGAYGIQEWFGFMAVAKVEGSYTNVMGLPTAKVYEFLTTLV from the coding sequence ATGCTTAAAGAAAAATTAAAAAAATATAAAATCATTTTAGCTTCTGGTTCTCCAAGAAGACAACAGTTTTTTAAGGATTTAGATCTTGATTTTGAAATTCGGTTAAAAGACGTTGAAGAAATTTATCCACCTGAATTAAAAGTTGCCGAAATTACAGATTATCTTGCTGAACTTAAAGCAAAAGCATTTGAAGGCGAACTTAAAGAAAATGAAATTTTAGTAACAAGTGACACGATCGTCTGGCATCAAAACAAAGCTTTAGGAAAACCAAAAAATGCGGAAGAAGCTTTTACAATGATCAAATCAATGTCGAATGCAACACATGAAGTTATTACTTCTGTTTGTTTTAAAACTGCTGATTCTTCTACTCTATTGCATGACATCACTAAAGTAACTTTTAACGATTTATCAGACGAAGCGATTTTATATTATATCGAAAATTACAAACCTTACGATAAAGCTGGTGCTTACGGTATTCAGGAATGGTTTGGTTTTATGGCAGTTGCAAAAGTTGAAGGCTCTTACACCAATGTTATGGGACTTCCGACTGCAAAAGTCTACGAATTTTTGACTACTTTAGTGTAA
- a CDS encoding PIG-L family deacetylase, translated as MRKIQIQIFLLFFISFQISFAQQPQKLNSVEIYNQIKKLNFLGSVLYVAAHPDDENTRMISYLANDMNARTGYLSLTRGDGGQNLIGPQLRELLGVIRTQELIEARKIDGGEQFFSRANDFGFSKNPDETLDIWDKNKVLADVVWTIRKFQPDIIINRFDHRSPGTTHGHHTSSAMLSVESFKLTNDPKVYPEQLKFVAPWQVKRQFFNPSWWFYGSQEKFDAANKSKFTKLETGVYYNGIGKSNQEIAALSRSRHQSQGFGSTGVRGEETEYLELINGETPKERDNLFDGIDTSWNRVKNGKPIGDLISSIISKYDFNKPSASIPDLVKAYAMIEALEDDHWKAIKSNAIKNIIASCSGLYLEAVANEQEATPGSTLKLYLEAINRCNIDMQLVSVKTLPDNKTISQNIALKNNNDQKINLQLQLPENLEYTQPYWLKEKATVGMYTVSNQENIGIPDIIRETKVVFNVKINDVEIPFERTVVYKYNDGVKGEMYNFLDIVPEVTTSILERVLIFRDTKSKMIPVKVRAGKDNVKGNLQLELPKSWTVSPKEISFDLDKKGNEQIFYFEVTPPVNPEEVMAKSIATVDGKRFDKDQTIIDFNHITKQMVLKSAESKCIRIDLKTSGDAIAYIMGAGDEVPESLAQMGYKVSILKPEEITPERLDSFSTVITGIRAYNTVNALANKQNILFNFVKGGKNMIVQYNTNGKLVTDKIAPYPLKLSNDRVTEENAKITFLAPNHPVLNTPNKISEKDFQGWTQEQGLYYPNEYDAAFTPIISSHDKGESAKDGALLVAPYGKGYYIYTGLSFFRELPEGVSGAYRLLSNIISLKQPIEAPKQDLKQ; from the coding sequence ATGAGAAAAATACAGATTCAAATCTTTCTTTTATTTTTTATCAGTTTTCAAATTTCATTTGCGCAGCAGCCACAAAAACTAAATTCAGTTGAAATTTACAATCAAATCAAAAAATTAAACTTTTTAGGTTCGGTTTTATATGTTGCCGCACATCCTGATGATGAAAATACCCGAATGATTTCGTATTTGGCAAATGACATGAATGCTAGAACTGGTTACTTATCTTTAACTCGTGGTGATGGTGGTCAGAACTTAATCGGACCGCAATTGCGTGAATTGCTAGGAGTTATAAGGACTCAAGAATTAATTGAAGCTCGAAAAATTGATGGCGGCGAACAATTTTTTTCGAGAGCGAATGATTTTGGTTTTTCAAAAAATCCTGATGAAACTTTAGATATTTGGGATAAAAATAAAGTTCTTGCAGACGTTGTTTGGACCATCAGAAAATTTCAGCCAGACATTATTATCAATAGATTTGATCATCGTTCTCCTGGAACTACGCACGGACATCATACTTCATCTGCAATGTTGAGTGTTGAAAGTTTTAAATTGACAAACGATCCAAAAGTTTATCCTGAACAATTAAAATTTGTTGCTCCTTGGCAGGTAAAACGTCAATTTTTCAATCCGTCTTGGTGGTTTTACGGAAGCCAAGAAAAATTTGATGCCGCAAATAAATCTAAATTCACAAAGCTAGAAACTGGTGTTTATTATAACGGAATCGGGAAATCGAATCAAGAAATTGCTGCTTTAAGCCGAAGCCGTCATCAATCTCAAGGTTTTGGAAGCACTGGAGTTCGTGGCGAAGAAACAGAATACCTAGAATTAATTAACGGTGAAACTCCAAAAGAACGAGATAATTTATTTGATGGAATTGATACCAGTTGGAACCGCGTTAAAAACGGAAAACCAATCGGTGATTTAATTTCGTCTATTATTTCAAAATACGATTTCAACAAACCTTCGGCAAGTATTCCAGATTTGGTAAAAGCTTATGCCATGATTGAAGCTCTAGAAGATGATCATTGGAAAGCTATTAAATCTAACGCAATAAAAAATATAATCGCATCATGTTCTGGTTTATACCTTGAAGCTGTTGCAAATGAACAAGAAGCAACTCCAGGAAGTACTCTTAAATTATATCTTGAAGCTATTAACAGATGTAATATTGATATGCAATTAGTTAGCGTAAAAACTTTACCTGATAATAAAACTATTTCTCAAAATATTGCTTTAAAGAATAATAACGATCAAAAAATAAATCTTCAATTACAGCTTCCTGAAAATTTAGAATATACACAGCCATATTGGTTAAAAGAAAAAGCAACCGTTGGAATGTACACGGTTTCAAACCAAGAAAATATCGGAATTCCAGATATTATCAGAGAAACAAAAGTTGTTTTTAATGTAAAAATCAATGATGTAGAAATTCCGTTTGAACGAACTGTTGTTTACAAATACAACGATGGTGTAAAAGGTGAAATGTATAATTTTCTTGATATTGTTCCTGAAGTTACTACATCTATTCTAGAAAGAGTTTTGATTTTTAGAGATACAAAAAGCAAAATGATTCCTGTAAAAGTTCGCGCTGGAAAAGATAATGTAAAAGGAAATTTACAATTAGAATTACCAAAAAGCTGGACAGTTTCTCCTAAAGAAATTTCGTTTGATTTGGATAAAAAAGGAAATGAACAAATCTTTTATTTTGAAGTAACGCCGCCAGTGAATCCTGAAGAAGTGATGGCAAAAAGTATTGCAACTGTCGATGGCAAACGTTTTGACAAAGATCAAACTATTATTGATTTTAATCACATTACAAAACAAATGGTTTTAAAATCGGCTGAATCAAAATGTATCAGAATCGACTTAAAAACTTCTGGTGATGCCATCGCTTATATTATGGGCGCTGGAGATGAAGTTCCAGAAAGTTTAGCGCAAATGGGATACAAAGTTTCTATTTTAAAACCGGAAGAAATTACACCAGAAAGATTAGATTCTTTTAGTACAGTTATTACAGGAATTCGCGCGTACAATACCGTAAATGCTTTGGCTAACAAACAAAATATTCTTTTCAATTTTGTAAAAGGCGGAAAAAATATGATTGTGCAATACAATACTAACGGAAAATTAGTAACAGATAAAATTGCGCCATATCCATTAAAATTATCAAACGATCGAGTAACGGAAGAAAATGCTAAAATTACCTTTTTAGCACCAAATCATCCCGTTTTAAATACTCCAAATAAAATCTCTGAAAAAGATTTTCAGGGTTGGACACAAGAACAAGGTTTATATTATCCAAATGAGTACGATGCAGCCTTCACTCCTATTATATCTTCTCATGATAAAGGAGAATCTGCAAAAGATGGTGCATTATTAGTAGCTCCATACGGAAAAGGATATTACATTTACACTGGTTTAAGTTTCTTTAGAGAATTACCAGAAGGAGTTTCTGGCGCTTATAGATTATTATCGAATATTATTTCTCTGAAACAGCCAATTGAAGCTCCTAAACAAGATTTAAAGCAATAA
- a CDS encoding geranylgeranylglycerol-phosphate geranylgeranyltransferase, with product MKFLKLIRYQNLLMLAFMQLLFRYAFLKQQNIPLALSDTQYGLLVLSTVLLAAAGYVINNIYDVATDSINKPNDVVVGKGISETAAFNIYIALNVSGVALGFLLSNIIQRPTFASLFILIASLLYFYATSLKQIMILGNFVVAALLAISVLIIGVFDLFPATTLENQAQMASLFSILTDYALFAFMINFIREIIKDIEDVNGDYNQGMNTLPIAIGINRAAKIALGFAIIAFILSALYSNTYFMQNKLYIVIFYAFATVLAPLLYFIVKIFSAKSQKDFHHLSTILKLILFFGILSILVIALNIKYNA from the coding sequence ATGAAATTCCTAAAACTTATTCGTTACCAAAATCTTTTGATGCTTGCTTTTATGCAGCTTCTTTTTCGTTACGCTTTTTTAAAACAGCAAAACATTCCCTTGGCGTTATCAGACACGCAATACGGATTACTGGTTTTAAGCACCGTTTTATTGGCTGCTGCGGGTTATGTAATTAATAATATTTATGATGTTGCAACCGACAGTATCAATAAACCAAACGATGTTGTTGTTGGAAAAGGAATAAGTGAAACGGCCGCTTTTAATATTTATATAGCACTAAATGTTTCGGGTGTTGCACTCGGTTTTCTATTGTCTAACATCATTCAAAGACCAACTTTTGCCTCACTTTTTATTTTAATTGCCTCATTATTATATTTCTACGCTACATCTTTAAAACAAATTATGATTTTAGGAAATTTTGTAGTTGCTGCGCTTCTTGCAATAAGTGTATTAATCATAGGAGTTTTTGATCTTTTTCCAGCAACAACTTTAGAAAATCAAGCGCAAATGGCAAGTCTTTTTTCGATCTTGACCGACTATGCTTTGTTTGCTTTTATGATTAATTTTATTCGTGAAATTATTAAAGATATTGAAGATGTAAATGGAGATTACAATCAAGGAATGAATACGTTACCAATTGCTATTGGAATTAACAGAGCTGCAAAAATCGCTTTAGGATTTGCTATTATTGCTTTTATTCTTTCAGCGCTTTATAGCAATACTTATTTCATGCAAAACAAGCTTTATATTGTAATATTTTATGCTTTTGCTACTGTTTTAGCACCTTTATTATATTTCATTGTAAAGATTTTCAGCGCCAAATCTCAAAAAGATTTTCATCATTTGAGCACTATTTTAAAACTTATTTTATTCTTCGGAATTTTATCAATTCTAGTTATTGCCTTAAATATCAAATACAATGCTTAA